In Lentimicrobium sp. L6, the genomic window AAATATCACCATTAACAACTGAATTTCAGATAGTTAAAAACCGAACTCAGGTTAATTGGCAATGCCATAAAGTATTCCTATTCAGCTAAAAGAATTTGGGTGAAGGTTCAAATTCAAGACAATTCCATCCTAACGCATGTTATTGATGAGGGGCAAGGTATTCCAGAGAATGAACTCCCTAATGTTTTTAAAGCATATAAAACCACCTCTTCAAAACCCACCGACGATGAGAAATCTACAGGTCTGGGACTTGCTATTGTAAAAAAAATTGTAGAAGCACACCAAGGCAGTATTTCAGTAAAAAGCACAGCAGGAATTGGTTCGGAATTCACATTTACATTACCCATAAAATTG contains:
- a CDS encoding sensor histidine kinase, which translates into the protein MGNAIKYSYSAKRIWVKVQIQDNSILTHVIDEGQGIPENELPNVFKAYKTTSSKPTDDEKSTGLGLAIVKKIVEAHQGSISVKSTAGIGSEFTFTLPIKL